One Camelina sativa cultivar DH55 chromosome 3, Cs, whole genome shotgun sequence genomic window carries:
- the LOC104765515 gene encoding ATP-dependent zinc metalloprotease FTSH 10, mitochondrial isoform X1 yields the protein MIFSKLGSSIARSSRSKGLVYGGGVRSAILSEGRLRAPPNLEAAANQVSGGLGFLRRHFASLAARKGLDAGGDLSRVFANPRLRRFFSSQTPKKKNFENYYPKDRKQAPKNEQKSESRGEEGSKKTENENVGDMFTIEFQNMLIPLMAIAFILSTFSLGSRDQQQISFQEFKNKLLEPGLVDHIYVSNKSVAKVYVRSSPKTQTEEVVQGPGNGVPAKGRSGQYKYYFNIGSVESFEEKLEEAQEAIGVNSHDFVPVTYVSEMIWYQELLRFAPTLLLLGTLVFGARRMQDGLGGVGGPGGKGGRGIFNIGKAQITRADKNSKNKIYFKDVAGCEEAKQEIMEFVHFLQNPKKYEELGAKIPKGALLVGPPGTGKTLLAKATAGESAVPFLSISGSDFMEMFVGVGPSRVRNLFQEARQCAPSIIFIDEIDAIGRARGRGGFSGGNDERESTLNQLLVEMDGFGTTAGVVVLAGTNRPDILDKALLRPGRFDRQITIDKPDIKGRDQIFQIYLKKIKLDHEPSYYSQRLAALTPGFAGADIANVCNEAALIAARHEGATVTMAHFDSAIDRVIGGLEKKNRVISKLERRTVAYHESGHAVAGWFLEHAEPLLKVTIVPRGTAALGFAQYVPNENLLMTKEQLFDMTCMTLGGRAAEQVLIGRISTGAQNDLEKVTKMTYAQVAVYGFSDKIGLLSFPQREDEFSKPYSNRTGAMIDEEVREWVGKAYKRTVELIEEHKEQVAQIAELLLEKEVLHQDDLAKVLGERPFKSGETTNYDRFKSGFEETEKESQKESVTVKPVEDDGVPPLEPQVVPT from the exons ATGATATTCTCCAAGCTCGGTTCCTCCATCGCTCGTTCCTCTCGTTCCAAG GGATTGGTGTACGGAGGTGGTGTGAGATCGGCGATTTTAAGCGAAGGGAGGCTTCGAGCGCCGCCGAATCTAGAGGCGGCGGCTAATCAGGTAAGCGGTGGATTAGGGTTTCTGAGGCGGCACTTTGCTTCTTTAGCTGCTCGCAAGGGGCTTGATGCTGGTGGTGATTTAAGCCGCGTTTTCGCTAACCCTAGATTGCGTCGGTTCTTTTCTAGCCAAACcccaaagaagaaga ATTTCGAGAACTACTATCCAAAAGATAGAAAGCAAGCACCCAAGAATGAGCAGAAATCCGAATCCAGAGGTGAAG AGGGTTCGAAAAAAACCGAAAATGAAAATGTTGGGGACATGTTCACGATAGAATTCCAAAATATGTTAATTCCTCTGATGGCCATTGCTTTTATCCTTTCTACTTTCTCGCTTGGTTCCCGAGACCAGCAACAG ATTAGTTTCCAGGAGTTCAAAAACAAGCTTCTTGAACCTGGTCTAGTGGATCACATATATGTTTCTAATAAGTCAGTTGCGAAAGTATATGTGAGGAGTTCACCAAAAACCCAAACTGAAGAAGTTGTTCAAGGTCCTGGTAATGGAGTTCCTGCTAAAGGACGTAGTGGTCAGTATAAGTACTACTTTAATATTGGTAGTGTTGAATCATTTGAGGAGAAACTCGAGGAGGCCCAAGAAGCGATAGGCGTCAATTCGCATGACTTTGTTCCTGTCACCTACGTCTCTGAAATGATATGGTACCAGGAACTGTTGAGGTTTGCACCGACTTTACTTCTCTTAGGTACGCTAGTTTTCGGGGCAAGACGGATGCAAGATGGACTGGGAGGTGTAGGCGGACCTGGTGGGAAGGGTGGCCGTGGAATTTTCAATATAGGGAAAGCTCAAATAACTAGAGCAGATAAAAATTCCAAGAATAAG atatattttaaagatgTTGCGGGATGCGAGGAGGCTAAACAAGAAATTATGGAATTTGTGCATTTCCTTCAAAACCCAAAGAAGTATGAAGAGTTGGGAGCTAAAATTCCAAAAGGTGCGCTTTTAGTTGGCCCACCAGGGACTGGAAAGACCCTTCTAGCAAAAGCTACTGCAGGGGAATCAGCTGTGCCGTTTCTGTCTATATCTGGTTCAGATTTCATGGAAATGTTTGTTGGTGTTGGACCTTCCAGAGTGAGAAACTTGTTTCAAGAGGCTAGACAATGTGCACCTAGCATTATATTTATTGATGAGATCGATGCAATTGGCCGTGCGAGAGGACGTGGAGGTTTCTCAGGTGGAAATGATGAGCGTGAAAGCACACTTAATCAGCTGCTAGTTGAAATGGATGGATTTGGTACTACCGCTGGAGTTGTCGTCCTTGCTGGAACTAACAGGCCAGATATTCTTGATAAAGCTTTATTACGGCCTGGCCGGTTTGATCGTCAGATAACCATAGATAAACCTGATATTAAAGGCCGTGACCAGATATTCCAGATATACCTGAAGAAGATCAAACTCGATCACGAGCCCTCATATTACTCGCAGAGGCTTGCAGCTCTCACTCCCGGATTTGCTGGAGCCGACATTGCGAATGTCTGTAATGAGGCTGCTCTTATTGCTGCCAGACATGAAGGAGCAACAGTTACTATGGCGCACTTTGACTCTGCAATCGATCGTGTTATTGGAGGTCTGGAGAAGAAAAACCGG GTAATAAGCAAACTGGAAAGGCGTACAGTTGCATATCATGAATCTGGCCACGCTGTTGCTGGGTGGTTCCTGGAACATGCTGAACCATTACTGAAAGTGACTATTGTTCCTCGTGGCACAGCAGCACTCGGGTTTGCCCAGTACGTTCCAAATGAAAACTTGCTCATGACCAAAGAACAACTCTTCGACATGACTTGCATGACTCTCGGTGGCAGGGCAGCTGAACAGG TATTGATAGGAAGAATATCGACGGGGGCTCAGAACGATCTTGAGAAGGTGACCAAGATGACATACGCGCAAGTGGCCGTGTACGGATTCAGCGACAAGATTGGATTGCTTTCGTTCCCGCAACGGGAAGACGAGTTCTCAAAACCGTACAGCAACAGAACCGGTGCAATGATAGACGAAGAGGTCCGAGAATGGGTTGGCAAAGCTTACAAGCGAACTGTTGAGCTGATCGAGGAACACAAAGAGCAAGTGGCTCAGATCGCTGAGCTCTTGCTAGAGAAGGAAGTTTTGCATCAGGATGATCTCGCTAAAGTTTTGGGTGAGCGTCCGTTTAAGTCTGGTGAGACAACGAATTACGACAGGTTTAAATCTGGATTTGAAGAGACGGAGAAGGAGAGCCAGAAGGAGTCTGTGACGGTGAAGCCTGTGGAGGATGATGGAGTTCCACCGCTTGAGCCACAGGTGGTTCCAACGTAG
- the LOC104765515 gene encoding ATP-dependent zinc metalloprotease FTSH 10, mitochondrial isoform X2, whose translation MIFSKLGSSIARSSRSKGLVYGGGVRSAILSEGRLRAPPNLEAAANQVSGGLGFLRRHFASLAARKGLDAGGDLSRVFANPRLRRFFSSQTPKKKNFENYYPKDRKQAPKNEQKSESREGSKKTENENVGDMFTIEFQNMLIPLMAIAFILSTFSLGSRDQQQISFQEFKNKLLEPGLVDHIYVSNKSVAKVYVRSSPKTQTEEVVQGPGNGVPAKGRSGQYKYYFNIGSVESFEEKLEEAQEAIGVNSHDFVPVTYVSEMIWYQELLRFAPTLLLLGTLVFGARRMQDGLGGVGGPGGKGGRGIFNIGKAQITRADKNSKNKIYFKDVAGCEEAKQEIMEFVHFLQNPKKYEELGAKIPKGALLVGPPGTGKTLLAKATAGESAVPFLSISGSDFMEMFVGVGPSRVRNLFQEARQCAPSIIFIDEIDAIGRARGRGGFSGGNDERESTLNQLLVEMDGFGTTAGVVVLAGTNRPDILDKALLRPGRFDRQITIDKPDIKGRDQIFQIYLKKIKLDHEPSYYSQRLAALTPGFAGADIANVCNEAALIAARHEGATVTMAHFDSAIDRVIGGLEKKNRVISKLERRTVAYHESGHAVAGWFLEHAEPLLKVTIVPRGTAALGFAQYVPNENLLMTKEQLFDMTCMTLGGRAAEQVLIGRISTGAQNDLEKVTKMTYAQVAVYGFSDKIGLLSFPQREDEFSKPYSNRTGAMIDEEVREWVGKAYKRTVELIEEHKEQVAQIAELLLEKEVLHQDDLAKVLGERPFKSGETTNYDRFKSGFEETEKESQKESVTVKPVEDDGVPPLEPQVVPT comes from the exons ATGATATTCTCCAAGCTCGGTTCCTCCATCGCTCGTTCCTCTCGTTCCAAG GGATTGGTGTACGGAGGTGGTGTGAGATCGGCGATTTTAAGCGAAGGGAGGCTTCGAGCGCCGCCGAATCTAGAGGCGGCGGCTAATCAGGTAAGCGGTGGATTAGGGTTTCTGAGGCGGCACTTTGCTTCTTTAGCTGCTCGCAAGGGGCTTGATGCTGGTGGTGATTTAAGCCGCGTTTTCGCTAACCCTAGATTGCGTCGGTTCTTTTCTAGCCAAACcccaaagaagaaga ATTTCGAGAACTACTATCCAAAAGATAGAAAGCAAGCACCCAAGAATGAGCAGAAATCCGAATCCAGAG AGGGTTCGAAAAAAACCGAAAATGAAAATGTTGGGGACATGTTCACGATAGAATTCCAAAATATGTTAATTCCTCTGATGGCCATTGCTTTTATCCTTTCTACTTTCTCGCTTGGTTCCCGAGACCAGCAACAG ATTAGTTTCCAGGAGTTCAAAAACAAGCTTCTTGAACCTGGTCTAGTGGATCACATATATGTTTCTAATAAGTCAGTTGCGAAAGTATATGTGAGGAGTTCACCAAAAACCCAAACTGAAGAAGTTGTTCAAGGTCCTGGTAATGGAGTTCCTGCTAAAGGACGTAGTGGTCAGTATAAGTACTACTTTAATATTGGTAGTGTTGAATCATTTGAGGAGAAACTCGAGGAGGCCCAAGAAGCGATAGGCGTCAATTCGCATGACTTTGTTCCTGTCACCTACGTCTCTGAAATGATATGGTACCAGGAACTGTTGAGGTTTGCACCGACTTTACTTCTCTTAGGTACGCTAGTTTTCGGGGCAAGACGGATGCAAGATGGACTGGGAGGTGTAGGCGGACCTGGTGGGAAGGGTGGCCGTGGAATTTTCAATATAGGGAAAGCTCAAATAACTAGAGCAGATAAAAATTCCAAGAATAAG atatattttaaagatgTTGCGGGATGCGAGGAGGCTAAACAAGAAATTATGGAATTTGTGCATTTCCTTCAAAACCCAAAGAAGTATGAAGAGTTGGGAGCTAAAATTCCAAAAGGTGCGCTTTTAGTTGGCCCACCAGGGACTGGAAAGACCCTTCTAGCAAAAGCTACTGCAGGGGAATCAGCTGTGCCGTTTCTGTCTATATCTGGTTCAGATTTCATGGAAATGTTTGTTGGTGTTGGACCTTCCAGAGTGAGAAACTTGTTTCAAGAGGCTAGACAATGTGCACCTAGCATTATATTTATTGATGAGATCGATGCAATTGGCCGTGCGAGAGGACGTGGAGGTTTCTCAGGTGGAAATGATGAGCGTGAAAGCACACTTAATCAGCTGCTAGTTGAAATGGATGGATTTGGTACTACCGCTGGAGTTGTCGTCCTTGCTGGAACTAACAGGCCAGATATTCTTGATAAAGCTTTATTACGGCCTGGCCGGTTTGATCGTCAGATAACCATAGATAAACCTGATATTAAAGGCCGTGACCAGATATTCCAGATATACCTGAAGAAGATCAAACTCGATCACGAGCCCTCATATTACTCGCAGAGGCTTGCAGCTCTCACTCCCGGATTTGCTGGAGCCGACATTGCGAATGTCTGTAATGAGGCTGCTCTTATTGCTGCCAGACATGAAGGAGCAACAGTTACTATGGCGCACTTTGACTCTGCAATCGATCGTGTTATTGGAGGTCTGGAGAAGAAAAACCGG GTAATAAGCAAACTGGAAAGGCGTACAGTTGCATATCATGAATCTGGCCACGCTGTTGCTGGGTGGTTCCTGGAACATGCTGAACCATTACTGAAAGTGACTATTGTTCCTCGTGGCACAGCAGCACTCGGGTTTGCCCAGTACGTTCCAAATGAAAACTTGCTCATGACCAAAGAACAACTCTTCGACATGACTTGCATGACTCTCGGTGGCAGGGCAGCTGAACAGG TATTGATAGGAAGAATATCGACGGGGGCTCAGAACGATCTTGAGAAGGTGACCAAGATGACATACGCGCAAGTGGCCGTGTACGGATTCAGCGACAAGATTGGATTGCTTTCGTTCCCGCAACGGGAAGACGAGTTCTCAAAACCGTACAGCAACAGAACCGGTGCAATGATAGACGAAGAGGTCCGAGAATGGGTTGGCAAAGCTTACAAGCGAACTGTTGAGCTGATCGAGGAACACAAAGAGCAAGTGGCTCAGATCGCTGAGCTCTTGCTAGAGAAGGAAGTTTTGCATCAGGATGATCTCGCTAAAGTTTTGGGTGAGCGTCCGTTTAAGTCTGGTGAGACAACGAATTACGACAGGTTTAAATCTGGATTTGAAGAGACGGAGAAGGAGAGCCAGAAGGAGTCTGTGACGGTGAAGCCTGTGGAGGATGATGGAGTTCCACCGCTTGAGCCACAGGTGGTTCCAACGTAG
- the LOC104765505 gene encoding scarecrow-like protein 31 gives MESKNYSGVVNGYECYDVSFLPNQIPDLGFGVPSSSDFDLRIDQYHHQQPSSIWVPPSSSQDDQYSPPADEIDSENTLLKYVNQLLMEESIAENQSMFYDSLALRQTEEMLQQVINDSQTQPHLPNSVTTSSSSSSNSSGDYWNSSNSNSSVSNETAANSTTETEVLYDNHLVDSGVVSDPRSSVLQFGQPANEVLVRCMFSDADSVMQFKRGLEEASKFLPNTDQWIFNLDPEKERVVPVKEEKDWSGISRTRKSHHAREEEEDDLEETRSSKQYAVNVEDGKLTEMFDKVLLLDGECDPQIKEDGENGSNKVLQAKRGTGRGKKKSQAVDFRTLLTLCAQSVSAGDKITADDLLRQIRKQSSPLGDASQRLAHFFANALEARLQGSSGNTIQSYYDSITSKKRIAAQILKSYHVFLSASPFMTLIYFFSNKMILDAAKGASVLHIIDFGILYGFQWPMFIQHLSNNKTGLRKLRITGIELPQHGFRPTERIQDTGRRLTEYCKRFGIPFEYNAIASKNWETIRIEEFKIRPNEVLAVNTVLRFKNLRDATPGEEDCPRDGFLKLIRDMNPNVFLSSTINGSFNAPFFTTRFKEALFHYSALFDLFGATLSRENPERIHFEGEFYGREVMNVIACEGIDRVERPETYKQWQVRMIRAGFKQKPVKAELVESFREKMKKWGYHKDFVLDEDSNWFLQGWKGRILFSSSCWVPS, from the coding sequence ATGGAATCCAAAAATTACTCAGGGGTGGTCAACGGTTACGAGTGTTACGATGTGAGTTTCTTACCAAATCAGATTCCTGATCTTGGTTTCGGTGTTCCTTCTTCTAGCGATTTCGATCTTCGTATTGATCAATATCACCACCAACAACCTTCCTCGATTTGGGTTCCTCCTTCATCTTCACAAGATGATCAATACTCTCCTCCTGCTGATGAGATTGATTCTGAAAACACCCTTTTGAAATATGTAAACCAGCTTCTCATGGAAGAGAGTATCGCTGAGAATCAATCTATGTTCTACGATTCATTGGCTCTGCGACAGACTGAAGAAATGCTGCAGCAAGTGATCAACGACTCCCAAACTCAGCCTCATCTTCCTAACTCTGttactactagtagtagtagtagtagtaatagtaGTGGTGATTACTGGAACAGTAGTAACAGCAATTCTAGTGTCAGCAATGAAACAGCCGCTAACTCTACTACAGAGACTGAAGTGTTGTATGATAACCATCTTGTTGATTCCGGTGTTGTGTCGGATCCAAGGTCAAGCGTGTTGCAATTCGGACAACCGGCGAACGAGGTTCTTGTCAGGTGTATGTTTAGTGATGCAGATTCTGTTATGCAGTTTAAGAGAGGGCTAGAGGAAGCTAGCAAGTTTCTTCCTAATACTGATCAATGGATCTTTAATCTTGATCCGGAGAAAGAAAGAGTTGTTCCGGTGAAGGAAGAGAAAGATTGGTCCGGTATCTCTAGAACTAGGAAGAGTCATCACGCgcgggaggaagaagaagatgatctagAGGAAACGAGGAGTAGTAAGCAGTACGCAGTGAATGTGGAAGACGGGAAACTAACAGAAATGTTTGATAAGGTTTTGCTTCTTGATGGCGAATGTGATCCGCAGATTAAAGAAGATGGCGAGAATGGTTCAAACAAGGTACTTCAGGCTAAGAGAGGAACCGGCCGGGGTAAAAAGAAGAGTCAAGCGGTTGATTTCCGCACACTACTAACGCTATGTGCACAGTCCGTTTCAGCAGGGGATAAGATTACAGCAGATGATTTGCTTAGGCAGATAAGGAAACAGAGTTCACCTCTTGGTGATGCATCGCAGAGACTAGCTCATTTCTTTGCTAATGCGCTTGAGGCTCGTCTTCAAGGAAGCTCCGGGAATACGATCCAGAGTTATTACGATTCTATTACCTCCAAGAAACGAATAGCAGCACAGATTCTTAAATCTTACCATGTATTCTTGTCTGCATCTCCGTTTATGACTTTGATATATTTCTTCTCTAACAAGATGATACTTGATGCTGCCAAGGGTGCTTCGGTTCTTCATATAATCGATTTCGGGATCCTTTACGGTTTCCAGTGGCCCATGTTTATACAGCACTTGTCAAATAACAAAACCGGGCTACGGAAGCTACGGATTACGGGCATTGAGCTTCCTCAACACGGGTTTCGTCCAACCGAGAGAATACAGGATACGGGTCGAAGACTTACGGAGTATTGCAAACGGTTTGGTATTCCGTTTGAATACAATGCTATTGCGTCTAAGAACTGGGAAACAATCCGGATAGAGGAGTTCAAGATCCGACCAAACGAGGTTCTTGCGGTTAATACAGTTCTCCGGTTCAAGAACCTCCGAGACGCGACTCCAGGGGAGGAGGATTGTCCGAGGGATGGATTCTTAAAACTAATCAGAGACATGAACCCAAACGTTTTCCTCAGCTCGACGATTAACGGATCTTTCAACGCTCCATTCTTCACCACACGGTTCAAAGAAGCTCTGTTTCACTACTCGGCGCTCTTTGACTTGTTTGGTGCGACTCTGTCGCGAGAAAACCCGGAGAGGATACATTTTGAAGGAGAGTTTTACGGGAGAGAAGTGATGAATGTGATAGCTTGTGAAGGTATAGATAGAGTCGAGAGACCGGAGACTTACAAGCAATGGCAAGTGAGGATGATTAGGGCTGGTTTTAAGCAAAAGCCTGTCAAGGCAGAGCTTGTGGAGTCATTTAgggagaaaatgaagaaatggGGTTATCATAAAGACTTTGTCCTTGACGAAGATAGTAACTGGTTCTTACAAGGTTGGAAAGGTCgcatcctcttctcttcttcttgttgggTCCCTTCTTag
- the LOC104765495 gene encoding putative protein TPRXL, with protein sequence MDEKWKLSKKDALAASCSSSSTSSKSKFSRSYSTSASSSKAPAFVRSSSTKCSVPSSSSSSSMSRSSSKKEKGSSSITQKYSSLAKEQKGRFYIMRRCVAMLVCWHKHDS encoded by the coding sequence ATGGACGAGAAGTGGAAGCTGTCGAAAAAAGATGCATTAGCTGCGTcgtgttcatcttcttcaacttcatctaAATCCAAGTTCTCTAGAAGCTACTCAACGAGTGCCTCCTCCTCAAAAGCTCCTGCATTCGTACGGAGCTCATCCACCAAATGCTCagtcccttcttcttcttcttcgtcttcaatgTCCAGAAGCTCTTCGAAAAAAGAGAAAGGGTCATCTTCCATAACTCAAAAGTACAGTAGCTTGGCCAAAGAACAGAAGGGAAGGTTTTACATCATGAGAAGGTGTGTGGCTATGCTTGTCTGTTGGCATAAACATGATTCCTAG
- the LOC104765515 gene encoding ATP-dependent zinc metalloprotease FTSH 10, mitochondrial isoform X3, with the protein MIFSKLGSSIARSSRSKGLVYGGGVRSAILSEGRLRAPPNLEAAANQVSGGLGFLRRHFASLAARKGLDAGGDLSRVFANPRLRRFFSSQTPKKKNFENYYPKDRKQAPKNEQKSESREGSKKTENENVGDMFTIEFQNMLIPLMAIAFILSTFSLGSRDQQQISFQEFKNKLLEPGLVDHIYVSNKSVAKVYVRSSPKTQTEEVVQGPGNGVPAKGRSGQYKYYFNIGSVESFEEKLEEAQEAIGVNSHDFVPVTYVSEMIWYQELLRFAPTLLLLGTLVFGARRMQDGLGGVGGPGGKGGRGIFNIGKAQITRADKNSKNKIYFKDVAGCEEAKQEIMEFVHFLQNPKKYEELGAKIPKGALLVGPPGTGKTLLAKATAGESAVPFLSISGSDFMEMFVGVGPSRVRNLFQEARQCAPSIIFIDEIDAIGRARGRGGFSGGNDERESTLNQLLVEMDGFGTTAGVVVLAGTNRPDILDKALLRPGRFDRQITIDKPDIKGRDQIFQIYLKKIKLDHEPSYYSQRLAALTPGFAGADIANVCNEAALIAARHEGATVTMAHFDSAIDRVIGGLEKKNRVISKLERRTVAYHESGHAVAGWFLEHAEPLLKVTIVPRGTAALGFAQYVPNENLLMTKEQLFDMTCMTLGGRAAEQLLIGRISTGAQNDLEKVTKMTYAQVAVYGFSDKIGLLSFPQREDEFSKPYSNRTGAMIDEEVREWVGKAYKRTVELIEEHKEQVAQIAELLLEKEVLHQDDLAKVLGERPFKSGETTNYDRFKSGFEETEKESQKESVTVKPVEDDGVPPLEPQVVPT; encoded by the exons ATGATATTCTCCAAGCTCGGTTCCTCCATCGCTCGTTCCTCTCGTTCCAAG GGATTGGTGTACGGAGGTGGTGTGAGATCGGCGATTTTAAGCGAAGGGAGGCTTCGAGCGCCGCCGAATCTAGAGGCGGCGGCTAATCAGGTAAGCGGTGGATTAGGGTTTCTGAGGCGGCACTTTGCTTCTTTAGCTGCTCGCAAGGGGCTTGATGCTGGTGGTGATTTAAGCCGCGTTTTCGCTAACCCTAGATTGCGTCGGTTCTTTTCTAGCCAAACcccaaagaagaaga ATTTCGAGAACTACTATCCAAAAGATAGAAAGCAAGCACCCAAGAATGAGCAGAAATCCGAATCCAGAG AGGGTTCGAAAAAAACCGAAAATGAAAATGTTGGGGACATGTTCACGATAGAATTCCAAAATATGTTAATTCCTCTGATGGCCATTGCTTTTATCCTTTCTACTTTCTCGCTTGGTTCCCGAGACCAGCAACAG ATTAGTTTCCAGGAGTTCAAAAACAAGCTTCTTGAACCTGGTCTAGTGGATCACATATATGTTTCTAATAAGTCAGTTGCGAAAGTATATGTGAGGAGTTCACCAAAAACCCAAACTGAAGAAGTTGTTCAAGGTCCTGGTAATGGAGTTCCTGCTAAAGGACGTAGTGGTCAGTATAAGTACTACTTTAATATTGGTAGTGTTGAATCATTTGAGGAGAAACTCGAGGAGGCCCAAGAAGCGATAGGCGTCAATTCGCATGACTTTGTTCCTGTCACCTACGTCTCTGAAATGATATGGTACCAGGAACTGTTGAGGTTTGCACCGACTTTACTTCTCTTAGGTACGCTAGTTTTCGGGGCAAGACGGATGCAAGATGGACTGGGAGGTGTAGGCGGACCTGGTGGGAAGGGTGGCCGTGGAATTTTCAATATAGGGAAAGCTCAAATAACTAGAGCAGATAAAAATTCCAAGAATAAG atatattttaaagatgTTGCGGGATGCGAGGAGGCTAAACAAGAAATTATGGAATTTGTGCATTTCCTTCAAAACCCAAAGAAGTATGAAGAGTTGGGAGCTAAAATTCCAAAAGGTGCGCTTTTAGTTGGCCCACCAGGGACTGGAAAGACCCTTCTAGCAAAAGCTACTGCAGGGGAATCAGCTGTGCCGTTTCTGTCTATATCTGGTTCAGATTTCATGGAAATGTTTGTTGGTGTTGGACCTTCCAGAGTGAGAAACTTGTTTCAAGAGGCTAGACAATGTGCACCTAGCATTATATTTATTGATGAGATCGATGCAATTGGCCGTGCGAGAGGACGTGGAGGTTTCTCAGGTGGAAATGATGAGCGTGAAAGCACACTTAATCAGCTGCTAGTTGAAATGGATGGATTTGGTACTACCGCTGGAGTTGTCGTCCTTGCTGGAACTAACAGGCCAGATATTCTTGATAAAGCTTTATTACGGCCTGGCCGGTTTGATCGTCAGATAACCATAGATAAACCTGATATTAAAGGCCGTGACCAGATATTCCAGATATACCTGAAGAAGATCAAACTCGATCACGAGCCCTCATATTACTCGCAGAGGCTTGCAGCTCTCACTCCCGGATTTGCTGGAGCCGACATTGCGAATGTCTGTAATGAGGCTGCTCTTATTGCTGCCAGACATGAAGGAGCAACAGTTACTATGGCGCACTTTGACTCTGCAATCGATCGTGTTATTGGAGGTCTGGAGAAGAAAAACCGG GTAATAAGCAAACTGGAAAGGCGTACAGTTGCATATCATGAATCTGGCCACGCTGTTGCTGGGTGGTTCCTGGAACATGCTGAACCATTACTGAAAGTGACTATTGTTCCTCGTGGCACAGCAGCACTCGGGTTTGCCCAGTACGTTCCAAATGAAAACTTGCTCATGACCAAAGAACAACTCTTCGACATGACTTGCATGACTCTCGGTGGCAGGGCAGCTGAACAG TTATTGATAGGAAGAATATCGACGGGGGCTCAGAACGATCTTGAGAAG GTGACCAAGATGACATACGCGCAAGTGGCCGTGTACGGATTCAGCGACAAGATTGGATTGCTTTCGTTCCCGCAACGGGAAGACGAGTTCTCAAAACCGTACAGCAACAGAACCGGTGCAATGATAGACGAAGAGGTCCGAGAATGGGTTGGCAAAGCTTACAAGCGAACTGTTGAGCTGATCGAGGAACACAAAGAGCAAGTGGCTCAGATCGCTGAGCTCTTGCTAGAGAAGGAAGTTTTGCATCAGGATGATCTCGCTAAAGTTTTGGGTGAGCGTCCGTTTAAGTCTGGTGAGACAACGAATTACGACAGGTTTAAATCTGGATTTGAAGAGACGGAGAAGGAGAGCCAGAAGGAGTCTGTGACGGTGAAGCCTGTGGAGGATGATGGAGTTCCACCGCTTGAGCCACAGGTGGTTCCAACGTAG